A window of Daucus carota subsp. sativus chromosome 2, DH1 v3.0, whole genome shotgun sequence genomic DNA:
CCATCGTCGACAAAAAAAACAGAAGTCACAGTTGAGTATTAGCTGAATAACTAAAACTACTTAATCTCATGAATCCATCTACATTGTCTAAGCGCAAGCCAGATATCACTCTTTTCATAAGACTCCTCATGAATTTCTCTGATCCATATTAAAGTGTGTAATACTCATTGTTTTGGTTAAATTTATGCTGGTACTTGTGTTTCGATGTTCGACATCAACTCCGTTTAATTACAGAACATTAAGCAGAGTCATTTAGTCCTTGtgtcataaattttgatttgagcAAGAAAACCTCGTCGAAAGTTGGAAACCCCTTTACAAATTTGAAGCTTCTAgtaattttcaaacaaaaaacaGACCAAACCAAACCGCTCCTGGCCGATCCTCAAGTAGACATAAGTCAAAAAGTATGGTATAAAAGTCTTTCCAAGGGAGCTTGTGAGTTGTGAAGGTTTATTCGAATGTTTTAAAGTGAATCCTATCCAACTCCAGAATTTGTGATCCTAGTTTGTATTTTTTGAACTAGTTTTATATAAACTCTATTAAGtttaatttctgacaataaaTTAATTTCAAGAAATGGGTCTAATGAAAAATGTCATGTTACGAACATGATTCCGCTTTCAAACTGTTTTCGTTTATCCGACATTTTAGAATAtttctgataatattttttttatagataaaaGTGTatgacataaataaaaatataaaaaactcgCAACTCTCTAAACATGAGAACATTCTCTAATCTAAAAATTTAGCTCATATAATAATACTAGATAAAAATGTatgacataaataaaaaatataagaaactCGCAACTCTCTAAATTTTAAGACATTCCCCGATCTAAAAATTTAgctcatataataataataactatagTAGACTCCAAATCAGTCAAACAatgatgatattttatttttaggtctaaaaaaatattatttttaaaatataatcatcaaTAATAACATTTGAATCAAAATACACtacatgtatttttatattattaatattttatattattttaattatccaATTTAACTTGATCGGTGGAAATCAAGTTTCAATGAGAACCAGTAATTTAAATATACAGGGGGATATTCATCTTTccgcaaaaagaaaaaaagtaccCATTATCTCTCCTCAATTTTCCAttcctttttctcttttaaACACAATTTTTGACTTTAGAATATTTATCAACCAAGctaagtattttatatttatcaacagggcaaaaataatatttatctcaACATCAGAGTCTACATCACCACCCCATTTctctttgttttcttcttcttcattatTCAAATTCTCtgattatttttctttatttcaaaGCGTAATTTCTGGGATTATTGGGTTACTGCTAACTTTatgtttttcttcttcttgatcATCCAAAAGAGCTGTCACACTCActgttttttaaataaattctgcACAGTGATCACAATTATTTCATGTCTGAGTTCTTTGGATCATTGTGTATATATAGTCCACTTATTTTTTCAAGTCATGCAACTTGTTTAAATATGATCCTTTTGATCTGCATTGTACTCTGTTTTGTTCTTTTAGTCTCTTGTTCTCTGAGTGGAGCTACTGTTAACTTCACTCTGTCTCATCAACATTCTAACCCTGAAGCTGTGGTGCAAGAAGTTCAAAGGTAACAAGAACACTACACTTAACTCCTCAATGTTGGTATTCGAGATTCTCTCGCTGTGATATTGTTAAGTAACTGGCTCATCTAATAACCTTAGGGTGTCAGAGAAAAGACTTTTTTGTCGGGATCATTATATTCTGACGGATATAATTGTATCTTGGTTCTAATTTATTGTGTTTTCGACTAAACTGATAAGTAACGGGTTCATCTAGCAACCTTTAGGTGTCAGAGAAAGGCTTTTTAACGGGATTATTATATTCTGACAGATATAACTATAACTGTATCTTGGTTCTAATTTACTCTGTTTTGGACTGACTGATAAGTACTTTTCATGTTTCTATGGTTCTTGTCCGGGCAGGAGAATACTAGCCTCAACTTCCAATGCAGAGTCACATGATCAGCAATCCTGCACTACCGGCAATCCGATTGATGACTGCTGGCAATGTGATCCAAATTGGGGGAACAACCGCCAGCGCCTTGCTGACTGCGCCATAGGCTTTGGGCAGGGTGCTAGTGGAGGCAAAGGGGGTCAGATTTACGCGGTCACTGACTCCTCTGACAATGATGTGGAGGACCCGAAACCAGGCACCCTAAGGTTTGGTGTGGTCCAGGCTGagcccctttggatcatattcGCGGCCAATATGCAAATCAAGCTCTCTCATGAGCTCATTGTCAGTAGCTTCAAGACGATTGATGGCCGGGGTGCTAATGTGTACATTACTGGAAAAGGCTGCATTACAATCCAGGATGTTAGCAAtgttattattcataatattcATGTTTACAATTGTGTTCCATCCGGGAGTGCTGACATCCGGTTAAATCCAGGCCAAGTTGAACATAAAGGCAAGTCGGATGGCGATGGGATAAGCATCTCGGGGTCTAGAAATGTTTGGGTGGATCATTGTGCTATTTCACACTGCACAGATGGTTTAGTTGATGTCACCGTTGGCTCCACAGCTGTAACGATTTCAAACAATTATTTCTCGCATCATGACAAAGTGATGTTGCTGGGACATAGCGATAAGTACACGCCTGATAAGGGTATGCAGGTAACTAAATGTCTAAATCCAACAGTTGAAGctaatatttgtttaattgtgtaaaagaattttaaaataatgttatGGATGATTATAGGTAACAATTGCGTTTAATCATTTTGGAGTGCAATTGATACAACGGATGCCTCGGTGTAGACACGGATACTTCCATCTTGTGAACAATGATTACACTGAATGGCAGATGTACGCGATTGGTGGTAGTGCTGATCCAACCATTATTAGTCAGGGCAATCGTTACACTGCTCCAAATGACGCGTCCTCCAAGCAGGTActtgttttgttttgatttatcTTTCTAGGAGTATGTTAATTGCTTAAAATGGGAACTTCATTTTTATGTAAAGCTATAACTGCAATGTCATGTTTTACTCGTGTGTTTGTTATGTAAAAAGAACAACCCTCTTGTTGACAATTTTGTCCCACCCCATCATACGGTGGTGAGATGCATCTTTTTGTAGTAAAAGTAGCAACTGTAAATTCTCTGTGCTTGTCGTAATTTACTTGCAGGTGACTAAGAGGTTGGACACGGATGAGGGAGATTGGGCAGGATGGGACTGGAGATCGGATGGCGATGTAATGGTAAATGGAGCATACTTTGTCCCCTCGGGTCAAGGCGATCTATACACCAAGGATTCTGGTGCTGAGCCCAGGTCTGCTGCCATGATTGACCGCCTCACTTCCGCTGCTGGAGTCCTTGGTGGTCCAAGGTATACCACACAACAcacaaaattttatcatatatacaagCAAGCTGCCAGATTTCTCTATTATATAATGTCATTTAACTGCAATCTTATTGGTTTGTCCTTCATCTTGTAATtatttgtttgtacatgttctTGCCCCTTTCAAGCTGTTGATTAGGACAATGCAGAAACTTCTATGTCATTTGCAAATGTCTTGTAGTATAACAAAGTACCATGTGGGGAAATTTTGAATGTGTCAACTATACACTATAATGATTCCTCTCAAGAACCTTTTTGATTACTTTTGTTAAAAGCTTCATCGACAAGTTGGTAGCAGAATACCAAGCTTTCCCACTATAACATCTTGGATTAAGGATAAAGGCAAAAGATAATTGACAATCACACACAGTAAGATATAAGACCACTATACACAGGATGTAGAAGCGGTACCAATGCTTCGTACTACATCTCCCTCCTATTTTCTTTAACCATGTTAGAATGGGCCCGTATTCATTGGCTATCTCACAGTGTGCTCTGCCTGGGACAAGATTCGAACAAGACATACCACAGATATTTGAAGCTTTTGACCACTTCTATCCACAAGTTGTTAGGACTATACTTCCTTTTAGTTATCAGAAGTACAGACTGTCTGATTCCATATGAATTGAGAATTCTTGTTGAGCTCTGGTATGGATAACCATGCCAATATGCCATGTTCATGCTCAACATGCCTGGATATGGTTAGAGAAGTCGGTAACAAGCTTCATTCTAGTACAGATTCTCTGTATTAAAAATCTTGACTTGGACGCCTTAATTTGTCGTGCAGATTTCTGCCTCCATGTTTAACATCTTAGGTTCACATGCTTATTTGGTACATGATTACGCGTTGGTTATTTGATAGACTTTGTTCCCTGTAGCTTGTTTTATAATTCCGTAATTAGTCCTGGGGCCTGGACTAAGGATCACCATCAAATTTTTGGAAAAAGACCTGATATTTTTTTTGCAAGGATCGATAGGCTTGTATATCACTTGATCTTGCAAATAATCGTGTTGTATGTTACTCCACTGTTTATCTTAGCATCTTCCTTTATTTTTTCCCCATAACTATTGGTTGTTAAAGACTAGACATTTGACAATTACAGAAGCTTGCTCTCTGTCCTGCTTTTTGACCACATGAGATCTGGTATTATTGCACACTTCGCTTTCCAGAGTTCTCTCTTCCCAGCTAGGGCCCTCGGATAAGAGGTCTGGGCTGGTTTtagatttcaaaatataaatttaggtTCACACAAGAACTAAAGCCATCTAGCAAGAGGGTGGGGTGTGTGTGTTGGGGAATATCATAATTTGGGAGGGAAATAGTGTGTCCAACACATCACAATTATAAATGAAACTCCATATTCAACATTGGTCCCCCGAGCCTGAGCTCTGATACCGTGTTAAATAACCAGTTCTCCTAAAACCCCTCTGGTATATATTTTGCTTGGACTCATTGGCTGTGTAAAATGTCATAGGATCGTAGCAAACAAATGGTATTCCTATCCCTAAGCCGGTCTAGTTTTTAGTACAAATCTGTGACGAACTTTCAATGCTGATGCGACAATATATCTACTATGACAGGGACAATGGTGACCATATATCACACGATGGTGGGACAAATTCCGATGAAAATGGGAGCGGTGGGGGCATGACATTTGGGAGTGGCGACGGCATGACTTTTGGGAGCGCTGGCATGGAGTTTGGGAGTGCTAATCCGCCACTATCTCCAAGTACAGCCATTTTTTTGTCTGTTATAGTTGTTGCAACACTGGAAATGATCACCAGAAATGGTGCTGTATTACCACTAGAACTGTTATAGCAATTAATCAgaaaatatttaacatattgGGCGGAAAGTCAATTTTGAAAGAACACATATATCTTCATTGAATATGTATCATATGTATCGGCTCCAACGATAAATCATCGACCCAGATTTAAATACTGAAATTGGTAATAATAGCATAATAATCTCAAATTAACTAAGAAACACAGTAACACTAGGATCTTAAGCTCATAAATTTAGTCTAAAATCAACATGAAAACAATTAGCATTGAAAGTTGCTTAATCTAGACAATGAAATTTCTAGTTAGTACACTGAAAGAAACTTTTTCAGGTCAAGTTTTCAATGTCTGGATGGAAAGGGCAAAGAACAATAACAAGTTTTCTTAGTTCACTCACTGTTTCCACTTCTTGTATCCCCAGCTTTCGGTATGATCTCCCATCATTTCTGCACCTCTCTTCCTGCCAACGGCTTCTGCATTGCCCTGCATGCCAGCATTTGAGGCACCTGAGAATCGAGATCTCGTTTGATTTCCAGTCTGGCCTGCAGCACTTTGCCAGCCAATAGCTCCGGCTTGACTACCATTACTATCAAATGGACTTCCCATTTGCTTTCCGTAATTTGCCAAATACTTTTTGTTATCCTGTCCATTCCAACCTGAGGATTGGCCCCGATCACATGATATTCCCCTTCCAGACGGTCCTCTCCCACCTCTGCTACCCCCTGTTCCTGTTCTTCCACCTAGGCTATAAGACTGGCCACCTTGCCCATTCCCTCGTCCCATGTTAAACTGTTCTTTGCCACCTCTTCCCATCACAAAATGTTCTTTTCCACCTTGCTGACTTCCTCGTCCCATGCCAAACTGATTATTACTGCCTCGTCCCATGTCAAACTGATTATTACTGCCCCGTCCCATGTTACCACCTCGTCCGTTTCCTCTCCCTATGTTAAAGTGATCCATACTATCTTGTCCATTTCCTTGTACCATGTTAACCTGTCCATCACCTCGTTCCCTGTTATGCTGTCCATTTCCCCATACAGTGTTGAACTGATTTACCCTACTTCTTCCCATGTTAAACTGTTCTTTACCACCTCTTCCCATCACAAAATGTTCTTTTCCACCTTGCTGACTTTCCCATCCCATGTTAAACTGATCTCTACGGCCTTGTCCCATGTCAAACTGATTATTACTACCTCGTCCCATGTTACCTCCTCGTCCATTTCCTCTCCCTATATTTAACTGATCCATACTATCTCGTCCATTTCCTTTTCCCATGTTGAACTGTCCATCTCCTCGCCCCATTTTAAACTGTCCATCTACTCTTTCCGTGTTATGCTGTCCATTTCCCTTCACAGTGTTGAACTGATTAACACTACCCATTCCCATGTGGAACTGTTCTTTATCACCTCGGCCACTTCCTCTTCCCCTGCCAATTAAAGCTTTACCAGCACGGCCAGCTCCTCTTCCCCTGCCCGACTCCCCTCGTCCACCTCCTCTTCCCCTTCCAAACTCCCCTTGTCCACCTCCACTTCCCCCTCCAAACTCACCTCCTCTTCCCCCTCTTCCCCCTCTCCCCCTTCCAGGCTCACTTCTTCCACCTCCTCGTCCCCTTCCGGGCTCACCTCTTCCACCTCCTCGTCCCCTTCCAGGCTCACCTCTTCCACGTCCTCGTCCCCTTCCAGGCACTCCTCTTCCGCCACCTCGTCCTCTTCCAAACTCACCTCGTCCACCTCCTCTTCCACTTCTTCCACCTGTACTCTCTCCTACATTCCTGACTGATGTCTCAGTTTGTTTACTGCACAACACTTTCTTTCTTTGTTTATTTTGTGGCCCATCAACTTGTTTTGTAAGAGTCTTTGTTTTGTTCCATTCTTTCGACCACTCCTGGCTGCCAAAACTTGTAGCAGCATTTTTACCAGCATCACTTTTTCTCTGAATTTTTTCCTTACCTGCAAGAGCATCAGCAGAACAATGTAgcaatatattttacatatccCGTATCAATCTAGGGGATCTTTTAGTCAGCAATAATGTAATTTCCCTACCTCTAGAGATTTTGCGAATTCTTGCCTGCACAGATGGTTTTGCAGGACTTCTATAGACGACAATAAACAGCACAATAAAATGAAAGTTAGATCATGTCAAGGATTTACATTTAAGGGATTATACAAAACAGTCCTCAGAGTTTGATAAGATATGGTACCTTTCCTGAACTCCGAGAAGATGCTCAGGTTTAACTaacacaattaaaattatttaatgttAGATCTTAACCATCACAAAACAAGAAGCACAAGAGAGGCATCAATGAACCTGCATGGGCATTTGGCTGAGAATCCAGCTTCACCATGATCTTAGAATGTGAAAGCTCCTGGATTTGACAGCAGTAGCCCTTAAGAGGCCCCATCCGAATTTTCAATGACTGACCAACAGTAAATATTACATCTTTTCCTCCCAGATTATCTGAACACGCATAGGACTTCGATTAATTTGctcaatatatatttactatctTCTCTTCATCCAAGAAACagtgagaaagaaaataaaaattgaagttGCATTACTGTTTGGTATAGTAAAGATATTGATTATTTAGTGCAGATACTGAGACTTGATGGAAGCAAGAACAAACTGTACACAGAGAAACATACATTTGCGGTTGTCAGTGTTCTCTTTCGTTGCCTGTTTAGTTGATAGAGGAGATTTAGAGGATGAAAGGAGATCATCAGTACCCAAGCCTTCTACTTCATAACCCTATACAGAAGAAAActtaatatttaatgatataattgGGACATATTACTTTGTTAATGCTCAACTTAAGGATGGTCTCATAACAGAATTCAAACATTATAGGCACACAAACCTTGCCTTTTCCAGGAACACCAGATATTTTGGTGATTTCAAGATTTTGGGCTTCACAACAGAAATAAATTAACATTTTTCTGGTTAGTTTGATCATATACAAAGATGATAACATTCTATCAGAGCAAGATACAACTTCTGAACTTACAATCCCAGTTGTTAATGTTTTCTTTCGTAGATTTTGCAGGTAATAAATAGGATTTGGAAGATGAGGAGACATCATTAGCTCCCGAAGAGAGAAGTTCCCCACCCTGCATAGATATTAATACAAGAACTTCCATAAAATTATGGCGAAAAATTATTTGTTGACTGGTCAAAGAAAATAGTAATTAGTACAAAGTACATCCAAATATTAACACCTTGTCTTTGCTAGAAACTCCAGAAACTTTAATCTTCACACAATCTTGGGATTTACAGCAGAAATAACCACCATTTTCCAGGACAGTTTTATCATATACAAAGATGATTCCTCTATAAATGTGCTTAACGATCCCTACCCTACCCTGCAAAGCATGGGTCAAGATTTATATCTCAAAATTTCACACCATGACAAAATTAGGAGTTATGATAGTTTAACAAAAATACTATCAAACCTGTAATGGACCTTCGACAACATGTACCCTGCTGTTTGTGTATATGATATTATGCTGGCGATCCGAGGCAGTGAACTTCCTTTCACAGCTTAACTTCTTAATTTCAGACAACTTAAGATCGACCACTGACTGCCCTTGTGGACTCTCAGTCAATACCTAAGATAAATTTATGGATGAGTTGCCAAGTAAATGTGATAAAAGTTTGAGAAATGTTGGACATATACCTTACAGATATCATCACTCTCTATGCTGATTACTAAACCATATTCTTTCTCTCTGCAATGTTAAGAATACACAATCATGTACTATTGAATAAAGACTTTTAAAAAATGTTCCAGATCAATAAAGCTATTTATCGTCATGAGAACTAAAAATTAATGCATCAGAGTGATAATTTGGAAGCAGACAAACATTATGCATAATGGCTACCTGAAAAGTACTAGATCCTGAACTTTGGAAACTTTGGAAAGATCTTCCATACTAATACTTGATGAATCCTCTCCCTCCATATTGAAACTATCACTCTTTGTCATAAGTCTTTTCTTCTGTTCGCCAAAAAGTTCAGAAAGCCACTCTTTATCACCGGGATCTTCATTCgtacaattttcaaatttcaggAGATCATCTTCTGAAGGCTGTACGACACAGCAGCTTAAGGAGTCCAAAGaaacttttttatataaataaccgTCTTTCAGCATCATGCCATCAAGTATTTCATATACTTCATCAGTATCACGGTCCCTTCTATTTTTAATTAGTGGTCGGATTTCCCTGTAATTGtgcaatacaaataattatgtGAGAATTCTGATGcagggaatatattttaaatgttagGAGGATGTTATTACTCGAGTTCACTTGAACTAATCAATTTTTGTGCCGGGACAGCATTTTTCATAGCAGCAACTCCACCAAGCTGCAAGTGAAAGTATACACATTACAACAGAAAGTATATGCATGATTGATATCTATAATAGACTACAGAGGAAATAAAATACtgtgaaaaaaaaatagaatgcctTTCATTTCCCACAATGAAAATTAAAGGGATAATGTTTATGAGAAACTTAATTTGTCTTAacagtgaaaaaaaaaacatgccgcaagaaggagaaatcccaacATCAGAAGAGATCTTGAATGATGAACACTatgcttttcttcttcttcttagtaAATgaacacaataaaaaaaaaaaaaaaatttggtttACTGAATGTGCTAAATCCGAAGATCTACTTAAGACCTGACGTCTAAGTAGTCTTCATATCAAAGGAATACGCCTACAAAAAAACCTGATACTAACGATTTTAATATAACCAATTATGGTGAACTTATATTTTATTGCGCACTCAGGAAATTCCAAATATGTTCCATGTTCAATTAGACagacttaaaattttgaacagAACACAAGTTTCCAAAGTTTCATAATTAAGATGTGCATTATATTAGCATAGAGAGTGTTTGCTCAATTAGACTTGACGTAGTAGTGACTGATAGACTATAGATAAATAAAAGAATGGTATGATGACTGCAGTTATACAGCAACTTTAGTTGAGACAAGATCTCATACAAATTTTTGTGTAACAAATTGAAGATCTATCCGCGGAATCAGTTTCAGCATAGCCTTTCTCCGTGAGCCATTCACTGCCGTGACCTAAAACATATATAGCCACAAAACAACGTAACACCAGTTATACACCATCAAAAAATGGCATGTATTTGCATAACAATAACACTTTTATATGGATAGATAAGTAAGAAACAAGTACCTAGAAGGaaacttgaatatatatattgaaccaGAAAAAAATACCTGAGCCAGGTCTCCTTTGTATTTCCCTTTCTTCAAACGCACCCATGTGCCTGTAGAAATATTACTCGAGCTTCTATGAACATTAAATAAACAAGAAAGTTCTTTTTCTGAAACAGGAACCATTCCTCGCGGATACATACTACATATCCCAGTACATGCCTATAAATTAAAAGGAGGTATATTTAGTTTATAGGAGCAATTATAAAAGATATAGAAATTAGAAGTAGCTCCAACAGTCCATGGAAAGTACCTCATAGACATCACATTGCTTGTAAGCTTCAATGTATAGGAAACCTTTTACACGCTCAACTGCAAATgcagaaacaatttgtagcatTTTTCCGAGATTCTGAAACTCAACGAACTTATGCATTAGGCAGACAGCCGAATGCTTCTCACGGCCAACCTACAATGCAGAAATATGATCAAGAAACAATAAAAGGTACCAAAGACGTGTGAAGTGATAgttttaatttcaatttaacGAGTTTAGCACTGGAGATGAGCTACAATACCTTGCATTTCACTTTCCAGATTGTAGGAGTCTTAGATGCACTCTTATATTCCAAAGAAGGTATTTCTGTGTTCTGATGAATCAATTCTTCAGCTTCATCTTCCGCATATGTAACAAGACTAGACCCAGGCTTGTAACGCGCTAGAACCAGTCTTTCAAGTTCTTCCACATTCATATCTTCCACATTTTGTGCAAATGGAAAATCAATAGCTGTTTCGGTTTCTTGCTTTACTATAGCAGTACTTGGAATTTCATCTTCCTGATAATCTGTTCCAACTGAAATATAACAAATCATTTAAGACagctaaaaaaaatatcataacttCCTTTTTctggttttttttataaaaaaaatagatatcgATGCATGCAACCTCTGTTCTTCAATGAACTGCATGAATCAATCATAACAAATACATTTATATCTCAGAAAGACCGATAGCAGCAAGATCTTTAAGTCATtctgcatataaaattaaattcacatgTAGACAGGcctcaaaacaaattataaatctaACCAATCTATAGTAAACttcgagaaaaaaaaattctagaacTACTCTGTTAAGCATTTATCACAATTCCATTTCCAATTTTTCATccccaattttaaaaaaaacatatgatcAAAGACTTTTAAAAAAGGTGAACATACAGAATCCATAGACAGTATCAATGCAAAACATAAGAAACTTAATGTCGAAAAATCGACATACTACACATGACTTGATCTGTTACATGCATACCATTCTGATCATCAATGAAGCTATCACCACTGCTGGAATCATTTTCTCCATCAGCCACACTTGCTGCAATGTCCAGGAACCTGAGAACCCCATCAGAATTCTTTCTTTCTCGAAAACCGGAGCTGGCACTGCTGTGATTAAGCTTCCCCTTGCCTTTCTCAGTCACAATTTCTTTCCCTTTGGACTCCATTCTTGTGTTCAGAGCTCAGACCTGACTGCAGTAGCTTTATAAAATAGCTCTGAAACAAGCAAGCATAGCATGGGAAATATAACACAAGTGAAAGAATTATTGGTGACAATTTTTACTGTTTTGCAACCAAGGCCTTGCTCTTTAGTTTATTGTAAAATGGTCCTTCTGCGATTTTTAGTATATCAAAATCTGTGTTAGCACACTAACACATGCCTTTTGTGACTCTATATGGAACCTGTGGATTTGGGAAATGCTcacattttgaaaaattaaaggaAACAAAAAGTTCATGGTTGTTTGAGTATAcatcagaaaaagaaaacaactttaatgtTTTAGAATATTGCACCCACACAAATGTTAACACTGATTTTgactgttttttttaaaaactttgtTCAAGGTggttaaaaaataatctttttcattaaaattttattttctgaattaaaatttaaaatttatatttttatttaaaaaaaaaaattcaagaaataattaaccgaAATACCTtctttatatatcttaaattatgtGCAAAAACTCAAACAACTGACAATAGAGGGAGTAAAAGTTGTTTCATGAACATCCGTGTACAACTATCGCTCATCTCGAGAAATATCGGTTTGACTCTCGATACTCATTTGTAAAAcatataaatctaaattatGAAAAAGTAATAATgatagagggagtaatataataatttc
This region includes:
- the LOC108207970 gene encoding protein RNA-directed DNA methylation 3, with amino-acid sequence MESKGKEIVTEKGKGKLNHSSASSGFRERKNSDGVLRFLDIAASVADGENDSSSGDSFIDDQNVGTDYQEDEIPSTAIVKQETETAIDFPFAQNVEDMNVEELERLVLARYKPGSSLVTYAEDEAEELIHQNTEIPSLEYKSASKTPTIWKVKCKVGREKHSAVCLMHKFVEFQNLGKMLQIVSAFAVERVKGFLYIEAYKQCDVYEACTGICSMYPRGMVPVSEKELSCLFNVHRSSSNISTGTWVRLKKGKYKGDLAQVTAVNGSRRKAMLKLIPRIDLQFVTQKFLGGVAAMKNAVPAQKLISSSELEEIRPLIKNRRDRDTDEVYEILDGMMLKDGYLYKKVSLDSLSCCVVQPSEDDLLKFENCTNEDPGDKEWLSELFGEQKKRLMTKSDSFNMEGEDSSSISMEDLSKVSKVQDLVLFREKEYGLVISIESDDICKVLTESPQGQSVVDLKLSEIKKLSCERKFTASDRQHNIIYTNSRVHVVEGPLQGRVGIVKHIYRGIIFVYDKTVLENGGYFCCKSQDCVKIKVSGVSSKDKGGELLSSGANDVSSSSKSYLLPAKSTKENINNWDSQNLEITKISGVPGKGKGYEVEGLGTDDLLSSSKSPLSTKQATKENTDNRKYNLGGKDVIFTVGQSLKIRMGPLKGYCCQIQELSHSKIMVKLDSQPNAHAVKPEHLLGVQERSPAKPSVQARIRKISRGKEKIQRKSDAGKNAATSFGSQEWSKEWNKTKTLTKQVDGPQNKQRKKVLCSKQTETSVRNVGESTGGRSGRGGGRGEFGRGRGGGRGVPGRGRGRGRGEPGRGRGGGRGEPGRGRGGGRSEPGRGRGGRGGRGGEFGGGSGGGQGEFGRGRGGGRGESGRGRGAGRAGKALIGRGRGSGRGDKEQFHMGMGSVNQFNTVKGNGQHNTERVDGQFKMGRGDGQFNMGKGNGRDSMDQLNIGRGNGRGGNMGRGSNNQFDMGQGRRDQFNMGWESQQGGKEHFVMGRGGKEQFNMGRSRVNQFNTVWGNGQHNRERGDGQVNMVQGNGQDSMDHFNIGRGNGRGGNMGRGSNNQFDMGRGSNNQFGMGRGSQQGGKEHFVMGRGGKEQFNMGRGNGQGGQSYSLGGRTGTGGSRGGRGPSGRGISCDRGQSSGWNGQDNKKYLANYGKQMGSPFDSNGSQAGAIGWQSAAGQTGNQTRSRFSGASNAGMQGNAEAVGRKRGAEMMGDHTESWGYKKWKQ
- the LOC108210149 gene encoding probable pectate lyase 5 yields the protein MSEFFGSLCIYSPLIFSSHATCLNMILLICIVLCFVLLVSCSLSGATVNFTLSHQHSNPEAVVQEVQRRILASTSNAESHDQQSCTTGNPIDDCWQCDPNWGNNRQRLADCAIGFGQGASGGKGGQIYAVTDSSDNDVEDPKPGTLRFGVVQAEPLWIIFAANMQIKLSHELIVSSFKTIDGRGANVYITGKGCITIQDVSNVIIHNIHVYNCVPSGSADIRLNPGQVEHKGKSDGDGISISGSRNVWVDHCAISHCTDGLVDVTVGSTAVTISNNYFSHHDKVMLLGHSDKYTPDKGMQVTIAFNHFGVQLIQRMPRCRHGYFHLVNNDYTEWQMYAIGGSADPTIISQGNRYTAPNDASSKQVTKRLDTDEGDWAGWDWRSDGDVMVNGAYFVPSGQGDLYTKDSGAEPRSAAMIDRLTSAAGVLGGPRDNGDHISHDGGTNSDENGSGGGMTFGSGDGMTFGSAGMEFGSANPPLSPSTAIFLSVIVVATLEMITRNGAVLPLELL